Proteins encoded in a region of the Zea mays cultivar B73 chromosome 4, Zm-B73-REFERENCE-NAM-5.0, whole genome shotgun sequence genome:
- the LOC100384203 gene encoding uncharacterized protein isoform X3, with protein MARQTSVTEADLEFMLIDENAKPKPLPYSLLEKITNGFSGAHIIGYGGSADVYEGFIGNHKIAVKRLRIPYQHEKEFSQEIECLMKVKHINVVRFIGYCSDTQGQAEKYEDNHVMADSQERLICFEFLPACLDKYIKDPSCSLEWRQRYQIINGVCQGLHQLHEHEILHLDLNPRNILLDDDMVPKISDFGISKCLKKNQGHFYTETISGTPIYMSPERGKHGPITTKSDLFSLGVTVIEIMTGNKENIDQATVEDVFASCIKIFNDKSLTAAQVRQIMVCAEIGIKCRNSEPDKRPSNTKEIIDKLEEEARTEESQESGKLLKVLPTLLLFDLHPGKLIPCSLQLTNDTDEHMAYKLSITESVDWSKYFTTKLPLYGIVQARSTYTVILTVLLECDAPVINRSCYMTLQSCTLAYEYIWKFNNTLEFEDFLEVKKTENAVKEVKLKAFLCEEGRSISKQTRPRVKLLSIVKPQTPLLSLDAHPTKPWVITGHAFGHVRIWNHETQKLLYSFKLSLGPVYSVKFIARKQWFVSSSAEGLIHVYSMETKMQKVKSYRAHDGVSISLAVHPTLPYVLSWPCSGPHEKKLWNWEKGWDCTQTFEREYVARNFVCQVAFDPKETNRFASASNYRVKVWSVDLPKCNYNLPGFFNEVNFLEFFTRDDQQYLIITVSHDKTAKIWDMRNKKYVYDSMEQNLMSPVSSVFSHPNLPILLTRSIDGTSHFWSPKDFRSGDGEINKTTHNMTISSWVC; from the exons ATGGCTCGCCAAACTAGCGTTACAGAAGCTGACCTGGAGTTCATGCTAATTGATGAAAATGCAAAGCCGAAGCCCCTGCCTTATTCACTTCTCGAAAAGATCACAAATGGTTTCTCCGGGGCACATATTATTGGGTATGGTGGATCTGCAGATGTTTATGAG GGATTCATCGGGAATCACAAAATCGCTGTGAAGAGGTTGCGCATACCATATCAGCACGAGAAGGAATTCAGTCAAGAGATTGAATGCCTGATGAAGGTGAAGCACATAAATGTCGTTAGGTTTATAGGATATTGTTCCGACACGCAAGGGCAGGCGGAAAAGTATGAAGATAATCATGTCATGGCAGACAGCCAAGAACGGTTAATTTGTTTTGAATTTCTACCAGCATGTCTTGATAAATACATCAAAG ATCCATCATGTTCACTTGAATGGAGACAGCGCTATCAAATAATCAACGGAGTTTGTCAGGGCTTACATCAACTTCATGAGCATGAAATTCTTCACTTGGATCTGAATCCGAGAAATATACTTCTAGACGATGACATGGTCCCAAAGATTTCTGATTTTGGCATCTCCAAGTGCTTGAAAAAAAACCAAGGCCACTTTTATACTGAAACTATAAGTGGAACACC GATATATATGTCACCGGAACGGGGCAAACATGGTCCAATCACAACGAAGTCTGATTTGTTTAGTCTTGGTGTCACAGTTATCGAGATAATGACAGGGAACAAGGAGAACATTGATCAAGCCACTGTTGAAGAT GTATTTGCTAGctgcatcaaaattttcaatGATAAATCATTGACAGCTGCACAAGTGCGGCAGATAATGGTATGTGCTGAGATAGGGATTAAGTGCCGCAACAGTGAACCAGACAAGAGACCATCAAATACAAAGGAAATAATCGATAAGCTTGAAGAGGAAGCAAGGACAGAG GAATCTCAAGAGTCTGGCAAGCTACTTAAGGTCCTACCAACCCTACTCCTGTTTGATTTGCATCCCGGGAAATTGATCCCATGCTCACTGCAGCTAACAAACGACACGGATGAACACATGGCATATAAGCTTAGTATAACAGAGAGTGTGGACTGGTCAAAGTACTTCACGACCAAGCTGCCGCTATATGGCATTGTGCAGGCGCGATCCACTTACACTGTCATTCTGACAGTGTTGTTGGAGTGTGATGCTCCGGTCATTAACAGATCTTGTTATATGACCCTGCAGAGCTGTACACTGGCATATGAGTACATCTGGAAGTTCAATAACACACTTGAGTTTGAGGATTTTCTTGAGGTTAAGAAAACAGAGAATGCGGTGAAGGAAGTGAAACTGAAAGCATTTTTGTGTGAGGAAGGACGATCAATTTCTAAG CAAACGAGGCCGCGCGTCAAG CTCTTGTCCATAGTGAAACCACAAACACCTCTGTTGTCATTGGATGCACACCCGACCAAGCCCTG GGTCATAACTGGTCATGCCTTTGGACATGTTCGCATTTGGAACCATGAGACACAG AAGCTACTGTATTCGTTTAAACTATCTCTGGGACCAG TTTATTCTGTCAAATTTATTGCACGGAAGCAATGGTTCGTCTCCAGCTCTGCAGAAGGCCTCATACATGTCTACAGTATGGAAACAAAAATGCAGAAGGTCAAGAGTTACAGAGCTCATGACGGCGTCAGCATATCGCTGGCCGTGCATCCAACCCTACCATATGTGCTGTCATGGCCTTGTTCGGGCCCCCACGAGAAGAAGCTATGGAACTGGGAAAAGGGATGGGACTGCACACAAACATTTGAGAGGGAGTACGTTGCAAGGAATTTTGTATGTCAAGTTGCTTTTGACCCAAAGGAGACCAACAGATTTGCTAGCGCTTCGAACTATAGGGTTAAG GTTTGGAGCGTTGATCTTCCCAAATGTAACTATAATCTGCCTGGTTTTTTTAACGAAGTGAACTTCCTGGAATTCTTCACACGTGATGATCAACAGTATTTGATTATTACTGTCTCTCATGATAAGACTGCAAAA ATATGGGACATGCGGAACAAGAAATATGTTTATGATAGTATGGAACAAAATTTGATGTCTCCCGTGTCTTCTGTCTTCTCACATCCCAATCTGCCGATACTACTTACACGTTCAATTGATGGCACTTCTCATTTCTGGAGTCCCAAAGATTTCAG GTCTGGTGATGGTGAGATAAACAAGACTACCCACAATATGACGATATCGAGTTGGGTCTGCTAG
- the LOC100384203 gene encoding uncharacterized protein LOC100384203, producing the protein MARQTSVTEADLEFMLIDENAKPKPLPYSLLEKITNGFSGAHIIGYGGSADVYEGFIGNHKIAVKRLRIPYQHEKEFSQEIECLMKVKHINVVRFIGYCSDTQGQAEKYEDNHVMADSQERLICFEFLPACLDKYIKDPSCSLEWRQRYQIINGVCQGLHQLHEHEILHLDLNPRNILLDDDMVPKISDFGISKCLKKNQGHFYTETISGTPIYMSPERGKHGPITTKSDLFSLGVTVIEIMTGNKENIDQATVEDVFASCIKIFNDKSLTAAQVRQIMVCAEIGIKCRNSEPDKRPSNTKEIIDKLEEEARTEESQESGKLLKVLPTLLLFDLHPGKLIPCSLQLTNDTDEHMAYKLSITESVDWSKYFTTKLPLYGIVQARSTYTVILTVLLECDAPVINRSCYMTLQSCTLAYEYIWKFNNTLEFEDFLEVKKTENAVKEVKLKAFLCEEGRSISKQTRPRVKLLSIVKPQTPLLSLDAHPTKPWVITGHAFGHVRIWNHETQKLLYSFKLSLGPVYSVKFIARKQWFVSSSAEGLIHVYSMETKMQKVKSYRAHDGVSISLAVHPTLPYVLSWPCSGPHEKKLWNWEKGWDCTQTFEREYVARNFVCQVAFDPKETNRFASASNYRVKVWSVDLPKCNYNLPGFFNEVNFLEFFTRDDQQYLIITVSHDKTAKIWDMRNKKYVYDSMEQNLMSPVSSVFSHPNLPILLTRSIDGTSHFWSPKDFR; encoded by the exons ATGGCTCGCCAAACTAGCGTTACAGAAGCTGACCTGGAGTTCATGCTAATTGATGAAAATGCAAAGCCGAAGCCCCTGCCTTATTCACTTCTCGAAAAGATCACAAATGGTTTCTCCGGGGCACATATTATTGGGTATGGTGGATCTGCAGATGTTTATGAG GGATTCATCGGGAATCACAAAATCGCTGTGAAGAGGTTGCGCATACCATATCAGCACGAGAAGGAATTCAGTCAAGAGATTGAATGCCTGATGAAGGTGAAGCACATAAATGTCGTTAGGTTTATAGGATATTGTTCCGACACGCAAGGGCAGGCGGAAAAGTATGAAGATAATCATGTCATGGCAGACAGCCAAGAACGGTTAATTTGTTTTGAATTTCTACCAGCATGTCTTGATAAATACATCAAAG ATCCATCATGTTCACTTGAATGGAGACAGCGCTATCAAATAATCAACGGAGTTTGTCAGGGCTTACATCAACTTCATGAGCATGAAATTCTTCACTTGGATCTGAATCCGAGAAATATACTTCTAGACGATGACATGGTCCCAAAGATTTCTGATTTTGGCATCTCCAAGTGCTTGAAAAAAAACCAAGGCCACTTTTATACTGAAACTATAAGTGGAACACC GATATATATGTCACCGGAACGGGGCAAACATGGTCCAATCACAACGAAGTCTGATTTGTTTAGTCTTGGTGTCACAGTTATCGAGATAATGACAGGGAACAAGGAGAACATTGATCAAGCCACTGTTGAAGAT GTATTTGCTAGctgcatcaaaattttcaatGATAAATCATTGACAGCTGCACAAGTGCGGCAGATAATGGTATGTGCTGAGATAGGGATTAAGTGCCGCAACAGTGAACCAGACAAGAGACCATCAAATACAAAGGAAATAATCGATAAGCTTGAAGAGGAAGCAAGGACAGAG GAATCTCAAGAGTCTGGCAAGCTACTTAAGGTCCTACCAACCCTACTCCTGTTTGATTTGCATCCCGGGAAATTGATCCCATGCTCACTGCAGCTAACAAACGACACGGATGAACACATGGCATATAAGCTTAGTATAACAGAGAGTGTGGACTGGTCAAAGTACTTCACGACCAAGCTGCCGCTATATGGCATTGTGCAGGCGCGATCCACTTACACTGTCATTCTGACAGTGTTGTTGGAGTGTGATGCTCCGGTCATTAACAGATCTTGTTATATGACCCTGCAGAGCTGTACACTGGCATATGAGTACATCTGGAAGTTCAATAACACACTTGAGTTTGAGGATTTTCTTGAGGTTAAGAAAACAGAGAATGCGGTGAAGGAAGTGAAACTGAAAGCATTTTTGTGTGAGGAAGGACGATCAATTTCTAAG CAAACGAGGCCGCGCGTCAAG CTCTTGTCCATAGTGAAACCACAAACACCTCTGTTGTCATTGGATGCACACCCGACCAAGCCCTG GGTCATAACTGGTCATGCCTTTGGACATGTTCGCATTTGGAACCATGAGACACAG AAGCTACTGTATTCGTTTAAACTATCTCTGGGACCAG TTTATTCTGTCAAATTTATTGCACGGAAGCAATGGTTCGTCTCCAGCTCTGCAGAAGGCCTCATACATGTCTACAGTATGGAAACAAAAATGCAGAAGGTCAAGAGTTACAGAGCTCATGACGGCGTCAGCATATCGCTGGCCGTGCATCCAACCCTACCATATGTGCTGTCATGGCCTTGTTCGGGCCCCCACGAGAAGAAGCTATGGAACTGGGAAAAGGGATGGGACTGCACACAAACATTTGAGAGGGAGTACGTTGCAAGGAATTTTGTATGTCAAGTTGCTTTTGACCCAAAGGAGACCAACAGATTTGCTAGCGCTTCGAACTATAGGGTTAAG GTTTGGAGCGTTGATCTTCCCAAATGTAACTATAATCTGCCTGGTTTTTTTAACGAAGTGAACTTCCTGGAATTCTTCACACGTGATGATCAACAGTATTTGATTATTACTGTCTCTCATGATAAGACTGCAAAA ATATGGGACATGCGGAACAAGAAATATGTTTATGATAGTATGGAACAAAATTTGATGTCTCCCGTGTCTTCTGTCTTCTCACATCCCAATCTGCCGATACTACTTACACGTTCAATTGATGGCACTTCTCATTTCTGGAGTCCCAAAGATTTCAG ATAA